From Rhododendron vialii isolate Sample 1 chromosome 10a, ASM3025357v1, the proteins below share one genomic window:
- the LOC131303875 gene encoding LOW QUALITY PROTEIN: trihelix transcription factor GTL2 (The sequence of the model RefSeq protein was modified relative to this genomic sequence to represent the inferred CDS: deleted 1 base in 1 codon), whose protein sequence is MFEGGFPEQFHHFMIASSTPPPPPSSSLALSFPLQAPPSPLPQATFPITAPPYPSSHSSAPLLLHLQPQLDLDLDVLPHKHGEKQQQQVMMINASSAASGLELGRDRGSGIPDQLLFDPWTNDEVLALLRIRSSIEYWLPDFTWEHVSRKLGELGYRRSGESCKQKFEEESRHFDNMSTGSYTMKSHYTRPFFSELEEFCHGENSSQVLVERNQNVVQKLPSEEGEVDNVEQQRFSLVQDSRNEVLRENDQKKSESKKRKRHGHHRRKFELLKGFCEDILNKMIAQQEELHNKIIEDMLKREEEKIAREEAWKKQEIERIHKEVEIRAQEQDRQTKLIEVLKNFTSTISSPDQNQSSGRRTHDDNENSAKIAKGGTASFSSTSCSLIQPHNPNPTSQPSDTQNPSFAATLKENPNGIMENENPSLAGAGIDLANDKSAPRKRNIAAVVLEKEMREDLGKRWPRDELLALINLRCSSHTSNEDKESGVAKGPLWERISQGMLELGYKRSSKRCKEKWENINKYFRKTKDVNKKRSVDSRTCPYFHQLNTLYAQGTSLVHLAPLGRDDGRENPSPTAEASSEV, encoded by the exons ATGTTCGAGGGTGGATTTCCAGAGCAATTCCACCACTTCATGATAGCCTCATcaacacctcctcctcctccttcctcaTCACTtgctctctctttccctctccaaGCCCCTCCCTCGCCACTGCCGCAAGCCACCTTCCCAATCACTGCTCCTCCATACCCATCATCTCATTCATCGGCTCCACTGCTGCTCCATCTGCAACCTCAGCTCGATCTCGATCTCGACGTCCTTCCCCACAAACATGGCGAGAAGCAGCAGCAACAAGTCATGATGATTAATGCTTCTAGTGCTGCCAGTGGCTTGGAGCTCGGAAGGGATCGGGGATCCGGCATACCCGACCAACTACTGTTCGATCCGTGGACCAACGACGAAGTGCTTGCACTCTTGAGGATCAGATCTAGCATCGAGTACTGGCTTCCCGATTTCACTTGGGAACATGTTTCAAG GAAGCTGGGAGAGCTTGGTTACAGAAGAAGTGGTGAGAGCTGCAAGCAGAAGTTTGAGGAGGAAAGCAGGCACTTTGACAACATGAGTACTGGTAGTTACACAATGAAGAGCCACTACACTAGGCCTTTCTTCAGTGAGCTTGAAGAATTCTGCCATGGTGAAAACTCCTCGCAGGTCTTAGTCGAAAGAAATCAAAATGTTGTGCAGAAGTTACCCAGTGAAGAAGGTGAAGTAGACAATGTTGAGCAGCAGCGTTTCAGCTTGGTACAAGATTCTAGAAATGAAGTATTAAGG GAAAATGACCAAAAGAAATCAGAAAGcaagaagagaaagagacacGGCCACCACCGGAGGAAATTCGAACTGTTGAAGGGCTTTTGTGAGGACATCTTGAACAAGATGATTGCTCAACAAGAAGAGCTTCACAACAAGATAATTGAAGACATgttaaagagagaagaagagaagattgCAAGGGAGGAAGCTTGGAAGAAACAAGAAATCGAGCGGATCCACAAAGAAGTTGAAATAAGAGCTCAAGAACAGGACAGACAAACCAAACTCATTGAGGTCTTGAAAAACTTCACATCAACAATTTCTTCTCCTGATCAGAACCAATCCTCCGGAAGGAGAACTCACGACGACAATGAGAACTCTGCCAAAATCGCAAAGGGGGGTACCGCTTCGTTTTCCTCCACTTCATGTTCTCTCATCCAACCTCACAACCCTAATCCAACATCTCAACCGAGCGACACGCAAAACCCTAGCTTCGCGGCCACACTGAAAGAGAATCCAAACGGAATCATGGAAAATGAAAACCCTAGTTTGGCCGGAGCGGGAATCGACCTTGCCAATGACAAAAGTGCTCCTCGGAAGCGGAATATTGCGGCAGTAGTACTAGAGAAGGAAATGAGAGAGGATTTAGGGAAGAGATGGCCAAGGGATGAA CTTTTGGCACTCATAAATCTTCGGTGCAGCAGTCACACTAGCAATGAAGACAAGGAATCAGGAGTAGCAAAGGGTCCTCTGTGGGAGAGAATATCGCAAGGGATGTTGGAATTGGGGTACAAGAGGAGTTCCAAGAGGTGCAAAGAGAAATGGGAAAACATCAACAAGTACTTTAGGAAGACCAAAGATGTGAACAAGAAGAGGTCTGTTGATTCCAGGACTTGTCCTTATTTCCACCAATTGAACACCTTGTATGCCCAAGGAACATCACTAGTTCATTTGGCTCCGCTAGGTCGTGATGACGGGCGGGAAAACCCTTCCCCTACTGCAGAAGCTAGCTCGGAGGTCTAA
- the LOC131304044 gene encoding uncharacterized protein LOC131304044: MLAMKSGSDFTSADSGDFGSSFSRDLGRGRDYRHSGHFDRVFGGHDSGRCGFSRIGRMSRGGGHSRGHSSRLCTYCGVTNHTVDHCYDLHGFPQAHRVTSPKDIRQAARSTAMVTISMEEYQRLVSLQTSSSIATLSQTGSQDGAKNWWWY, encoded by the exons ATGCTTGCAATGAAATCTGGTTCTGATTTTACTTCCGCTGATTCTGGTGATTTTGGTTCTTCATTTAGCCGTGACCTTGGTCGCGGCCGTGATTATAGGCACAGTGGTCATTTTGATCGCGTTTTTGGTGGTCATGATTCTGGTCGCTGTGGATTTAGTCGTATAGGTCGCATGTCAAGGGGAGGTGGCCATAGTCGAGGCCATAGTTCTAGACTTTGTACTTATTGTGGGGTAACTAATCACACGGTGGACCATTGCTATGACCTACATGGTTTTCCTCAGGCTCATCGGGTTACTTCTCCCAAGGATATTAGGCAGGCTGCACGCTCCACTGCTATGGTGACTATTTCTATGGAGGAGTACCAACGCCTTGTGTCACTTCAGACAAGTTCCTCCATTGCTACGCTATCTCAGACAG gatctcaagacggggcAAAAAATTGGTGGTGGTACTGA